Proteins from a single region of Anastrepha ludens isolate Willacy chromosome 5, idAnaLude1.1, whole genome shotgun sequence:
- the LOC128864846 gene encoding uncharacterized protein LOC128864846: protein MLMFTTTDLVAIWTKVPTDKGEHEVIIASAYLPGDEETAPTRELVALVNYCKENHLRWIIGCDANAHHTIWGSTNINARGECLLEFLLRYNVSIVNRGNEPTFRNAIREEVLDLTLCSPNVLSEVSNWHVSGEASMSDHSLIRFNLGDLDSGTVDDVNEASYLSFTNGSELEEQVGGGFYPEWLDSSASFRLPNLSSVFQVEVNAIRERVLLLEKGRLL, encoded by the exons ATGTTAATG TTCACTACCACCGATCTCGTTGCGATCTGGACCAAGGTGCCAACAGACAAAGGCGAGCACGAGGTAATCATTGCCTCTGCCTACCTTCCAGGAGATGAGGAAACTGCTCCAACAAGGGAACTTGTAGCCCTAGTCAACTACTGCAAGGAGAACCACCTACGCTGGATAATAGGATGCGATGCGAATGCCCATCATACGATATGGGGCAGCACAAACATCAATGCGAGAGGTGAGTGCCTTCTTGAATTCTTACTTAGATATAATGTATCAATAGTAAACCGAGGCAATGAACCAACATTTAGGAATGCAATAAGGGAGGAAGTACTTGATCTTACCCTATGCAGTCCAAATGTACTATCAgaagtctcaaattggcatgtgtccGGGGAAGCATCAATGTCGGACCACAGTCTTATCAGGTTTAACTTAG GGGACTTGGACAGTGGTACGGTAGATGATGTAAATGAAGCCAGTTATTTATCATTTACTAATGGATCTGAGCTTGAAGAACAGGTAGGTGGAGGATTTTACCCTGAATGGCTCGACAGCAGTGCATCTTTCCGCTTGCCTAATCTCTCTAGTGTCTTTCAGGTGGAAGTTAACGCCATTAGAGAGCGCGTATTGCTCTTAGAGAAGGGACGCCtactatag